The proteins below are encoded in one region of Erinaceus europaeus chromosome 15, mEriEur2.1, whole genome shotgun sequence:
- the MBD1 gene encoding methyl-CpG-binding domain protein 1 isoform X6: MAEASGPEPSWPLLLPVAPMAEDWLDCPALGPGWKRREVFRKSGVTCGRSDTYYQSPTGDRIRSKVELTRYLGPACDLTLFDFKQGVLCYPTPKTHPVTVPSKKRKKPSKPAKDKKRQVAPQKNEVRKETPKNETKTATAASPPSLPAPGCCENCGISFSGDGTRRQRLKTLCKDCRAQRIAFNREQRKFKREGCGECTACQVTEDCGTCTTCLLQLPRDVASGLFCKCEQRRCLRIVERSRGCGVCRGCQTREDCGRCRICLRPPRPDLRRQWKCVQRRCLRSKHGRRRGGCDPKMTTRQRSPRAQPLPPPPPPQPPESPELHPRALSPSSPAEFIYYCVDEDELPYTNNRRQNRKCGTCAACLRRMDCGHCDFCCDKPKFGGSNQKRQKCRWRQCLQFAMKRLLPSVWAEPEEGPESPPPNPRRKRPSSTRRPRVVTTKPPLVTPASQEHCAQTPMKQEAGSSFVLPPPGTDLVFLREGASSPVQVPGPAPAATETLLQVKQEKMDTPEDWTPGTAILTSPVSLPGCPSKAVDPDLPPVKQEPPDPEENKEEEHKTHPICYSAPDEEAGGAGTPVITEIFSLGGTRLRDTAVWLPSLQGRQSRKEAGRKVWKTKNTLAPTSTSWKPQGWRGTHAGLSPPPTPIMWVSCRRSWCPSSQS, encoded by the exons CCCCACAGGAGACAGGATCCGAAGCAAAGTTGAGCTGACTCGATACCTGGGCCCTGCCTGTGACCTCACCCTCTTCGACTTCAAGCAAGGTGTCTTGTGCTATCCAACCCCCAAG ACCCATCCCGTGACTGTTCCTAGCAAGAAGCGAAAGAAGCCTTCAAAACCAGCCAAGGATAAGAAACGCCAGGTTGCACCCCAGAAGAATGAGGTCCGGAAAGAGACCCCAAAGAATGAGACCAAGACTGCCACTGCTGCATCGCCACCTTCACTCCCTGCACCTGG GTGCTGTGAGAACTGTGGAATCAGCTTCTCAGGGGATGGTACCCGAAGGCAGAGGCTCAAAACATTGTGCAAGGACTGTCGAG caCAGAGAATTGCTTTCAACCGAGAGCAGAGGAAGTTTAAG CGTGAGGGCTGTGGGGAGTGCACTGCCTGCCAGGTAACTGAGGACTGTGGGACCTGCACCACCTGCCTTCTGCAGCTGCCCCGTGATGTCGCCTCGGGGCTGTTCTGCAAGTGTGAGCAGAGACGGTGCCTCCGGATTGTAGAAAGG agccGAGGGTGTGGAGTGTGCCGTGGCTGTCAGACTCGAGAGGACTGTGGGCGCTGCCGAATCTGCCTTCGCCCTCCCCGCCCTGATCTCAGGCGCCAGTGGAAGTGTGTCCAACGGCGTTGCCTGCGG AGCAAGCATGGCCGTCGCAGGGGAGGCTGTGACCCCAAGATGACTACTCGGCAGCGTTCCCCTCGAGCCCAGCCACTGCCACCACCTCCCCCACCGCAGCCTCCGGAGTCCCCAGAGCTG CACCCCAGAGCCCTGAGCCCCTCGTCACCTGCCGAGTTCATCTATTACTGTGTAGACGAGGACGAGCTA CCTTACACTAATAATCGTCGCCAGAACCGAAAGTGTGGGACCTGCGCGGCCTGCTTACGGCGGATGGACTGTGGCCACTGCGACTTCTGCTGCGACAAACCCAAATTCGGGGGCAGCAACCAGAAGCGCCAGAAATGTCGCTGGCGCCAATGCCTGCAGTTTGCCATG AAGCGACTGCTGCCAAGTGTCTGGGCAGAGCCTGAGGAAGGGCCTGAGTCGCCCCCACCCAATCCTCGTCGAAAGAGGCCCAGCTCTACTCGACGGCCCCGAGTGGTAACAACGAAGCCACCCTTGGTCACACCAGCAAGCCAAGAACACTGTGCACAGACTCCAATGAAGCAAGAGGCTGGCAGTAGCTTTGTGCTTCCCCCACCTGGCACAGACCTTGTGTTCTTACGGGAGGGGGCAAGCAGTCCTGTGCAGGTGCCTGGCCCGGCCCCAGCTGCCACAGAaaccctgttgcag GTGAAACAAGAGAAAATGGACACCCCGGAGGACTGGACCCCAGGCacagccatcctgacttctcctgTGTCTCTGCCTGGCTGCCCCAGCAAG GCAGTAGACCCAGAcctgccacctgtgaagcaggagCCACCAGACCCTGAGGAGAACAAGGAAGAGGAGCACAAGACTCACCCTATTTGCTACTCGGCCCCAGATGAGGAGGCAGGAGGGGCTGGCACACCTGTG ATCACGGAGATTTTCAGCCTGGGTGGAACCCGCCTCCGGGACACAGCAGTCTGGTTGCCAAG TCTGCAGGGCAGGCAATCGAGAAAGGAAGCTGGACGTAAAGTGTGGAAGACCAAGAACACTTTGGCGCCCACGAGCACGAGCTGGAAACCGCAAGGGTGGCGTGGAACCCATGCCGGTCTCTCACCACCTCCAACTCCGATAATGTGGGTGTCCTGCAGAAGAAGCTGGTGCCCCTCCTCACAGAGTTAA
- the MBD1 gene encoding methyl-CpG-binding domain protein 1 isoform X9 — protein sequence MAEASGPEPSWPLLLPVAPMAEDWLDCPALGPGWKRREVFRKSGVTCGRSDTYYQSPTGDRIRSKVELTRYLGPACDLTLFDFKQGVLCYPTPKTHPVTVPSKKRKKPSKPAKDKKRQVAPQKNEVRKETPKNETKTATAASPPSLPAPGCCENCGISFSGDGTRRQRLKTLCKDCRAQRIAFNREQRKFKREGCGECTACQVTEDCGTCTTCLLQLPRDVASGLFCKCEQRRCLRIVERSRGCGVCRGCQTREDCGRCRICLRPPRPDLRRQWKCVQRRCLRSKHGRRRGGCDPKMTTRQRSPRAQPLPPPPPPQPPESPELPYTNNRRQNRKCGTCAACLRRMDCGHCDFCCDKPKFGGSNQKRQKCRWRQCLQFAMKRLLPSVWAEPEEGPESPPPNPRRKRPSSTRRPRVVTTKPPLVTPASQEHCAQTPMKQEAGSSFVLPPPGTDLVFLREGASSPVQVPGPAPAATETLLQVKQEKMDTPEDWTPGTAILTSPVSLPGCPSKAVDPDLPPVKQEPPDPEENKEEEHKTHPICYSAPDEEAGGAGTPVITEIFSLGGTRLRDTAVWLPSLQGRQSRKEAGRKVWKTKNTLAPTSTSWKPQGWRGTHAGLSPPPTPIMWVSCRRSWCPSSQS from the exons CCCCACAGGAGACAGGATCCGAAGCAAAGTTGAGCTGACTCGATACCTGGGCCCTGCCTGTGACCTCACCCTCTTCGACTTCAAGCAAGGTGTCTTGTGCTATCCAACCCCCAAG ACCCATCCCGTGACTGTTCCTAGCAAGAAGCGAAAGAAGCCTTCAAAACCAGCCAAGGATAAGAAACGCCAGGTTGCACCCCAGAAGAATGAGGTCCGGAAAGAGACCCCAAAGAATGAGACCAAGACTGCCACTGCTGCATCGCCACCTTCACTCCCTGCACCTGG GTGCTGTGAGAACTGTGGAATCAGCTTCTCAGGGGATGGTACCCGAAGGCAGAGGCTCAAAACATTGTGCAAGGACTGTCGAG caCAGAGAATTGCTTTCAACCGAGAGCAGAGGAAGTTTAAG CGTGAGGGCTGTGGGGAGTGCACTGCCTGCCAGGTAACTGAGGACTGTGGGACCTGCACCACCTGCCTTCTGCAGCTGCCCCGTGATGTCGCCTCGGGGCTGTTCTGCAAGTGTGAGCAGAGACGGTGCCTCCGGATTGTAGAAAGG agccGAGGGTGTGGAGTGTGCCGTGGCTGTCAGACTCGAGAGGACTGTGGGCGCTGCCGAATCTGCCTTCGCCCTCCCCGCCCTGATCTCAGGCGCCAGTGGAAGTGTGTCCAACGGCGTTGCCTGCGG AGCAAGCATGGCCGTCGCAGGGGAGGCTGTGACCCCAAGATGACTACTCGGCAGCGTTCCCCTCGAGCCCAGCCACTGCCACCACCTCCCCCACCGCAGCCTCCGGAGTCCCCAGAGCTG CCTTACACTAATAATCGTCGCCAGAACCGAAAGTGTGGGACCTGCGCGGCCTGCTTACGGCGGATGGACTGTGGCCACTGCGACTTCTGCTGCGACAAACCCAAATTCGGGGGCAGCAACCAGAAGCGCCAGAAATGTCGCTGGCGCCAATGCCTGCAGTTTGCCATG AAGCGACTGCTGCCAAGTGTCTGGGCAGAGCCTGAGGAAGGGCCTGAGTCGCCCCCACCCAATCCTCGTCGAAAGAGGCCCAGCTCTACTCGACGGCCCCGAGTGGTAACAACGAAGCCACCCTTGGTCACACCAGCAAGCCAAGAACACTGTGCACAGACTCCAATGAAGCAAGAGGCTGGCAGTAGCTTTGTGCTTCCCCCACCTGGCACAGACCTTGTGTTCTTACGGGAGGGGGCAAGCAGTCCTGTGCAGGTGCCTGGCCCGGCCCCAGCTGCCACAGAaaccctgttgcag GTGAAACAAGAGAAAATGGACACCCCGGAGGACTGGACCCCAGGCacagccatcctgacttctcctgTGTCTCTGCCTGGCTGCCCCAGCAAG GCAGTAGACCCAGAcctgccacctgtgaagcaggagCCACCAGACCCTGAGGAGAACAAGGAAGAGGAGCACAAGACTCACCCTATTTGCTACTCGGCCCCAGATGAGGAGGCAGGAGGGGCTGGCACACCTGTG ATCACGGAGATTTTCAGCCTGGGTGGAACCCGCCTCCGGGACACAGCAGTCTGGTTGCCAAG TCTGCAGGGCAGGCAATCGAGAAAGGAAGCTGGACGTAAAGTGTGGAAGACCAAGAACACTTTGGCGCCCACGAGCACGAGCTGGAAACCGCAAGGGTGGCGTGGAACCCATGCCGGTCTCTCACCACCTCCAACTCCGATAATGTGGGTGTCCTGCAGAAGAAGCTGGTGCCCCTCCTCACAGAGTTAA
- the MBD1 gene encoding methyl-CpG-binding domain protein 1 isoform X2, protein MAEASGPEPSWPLLLPVAPMAEDWLDCPALGPGWKRREVFRKSGVTCGRSDTYYQSPTGDRIRSKVELTRYLGPACDLTLFDFKQGVLCYPTPKTHPVTVPSKKRKKPSKPAKDKKRQVAPQKNEVRKETPKNETKTATAASPPSLPAPGCCENCGISFSGDGTRRQRLKTLCKDCRAQRIAFNREQRKFKREGCGECTACQVTEDCGTCTTCLLQLPRDVASGLFCKCEQRRCLRIVERSRGCGVCRGCQTREDCGRCRICLRPPRPDLRRQWKCVQRRCLRHLARRLRRHHQRQRRPPLTVAPPASKHGRRRGGCDPKMTTRQRSPRAQPLPPPPPPQPPESPELHPRALSPSSPAEFIYYCVDEDELPYTNNRRQNRKCGTCAACLRRMDCGHCDFCCDKPKFGGSNQKRQKCRWRQCLQFAMKRLLPSVWAEPEEGPESPPPNPRRKRPSSTRRPRVVTTKPPLVTPASQEHCAQTPMKQEAGSSFVLPPPGTDLVFLREGASSPVQVPGPAPAATETLLQVKQEKMDTPEDWTPGTAILTSPVSLPGCPSKAVDPDLPPVKQEPPDPEENKEEEHKTHPICYSAPDEEAGGAGTPVITEIFSLGGTRLRDTAVWLPSLQGRQSRKEAGRKVWKTKNTLAPTSTSWKPQGWRGTHAGLSPPPTPIMWVSCRRSWCPSSQS, encoded by the exons CCCCACAGGAGACAGGATCCGAAGCAAAGTTGAGCTGACTCGATACCTGGGCCCTGCCTGTGACCTCACCCTCTTCGACTTCAAGCAAGGTGTCTTGTGCTATCCAACCCCCAAG ACCCATCCCGTGACTGTTCCTAGCAAGAAGCGAAAGAAGCCTTCAAAACCAGCCAAGGATAAGAAACGCCAGGTTGCACCCCAGAAGAATGAGGTCCGGAAAGAGACCCCAAAGAATGAGACCAAGACTGCCACTGCTGCATCGCCACCTTCACTCCCTGCACCTGG GTGCTGTGAGAACTGTGGAATCAGCTTCTCAGGGGATGGTACCCGAAGGCAGAGGCTCAAAACATTGTGCAAGGACTGTCGAG caCAGAGAATTGCTTTCAACCGAGAGCAGAGGAAGTTTAAG CGTGAGGGCTGTGGGGAGTGCACTGCCTGCCAGGTAACTGAGGACTGTGGGACCTGCACCACCTGCCTTCTGCAGCTGCCCCGTGATGTCGCCTCGGGGCTGTTCTGCAAGTGTGAGCAGAGACGGTGCCTCCGGATTGTAGAAAGG agccGAGGGTGTGGAGTGTGCCGTGGCTGTCAGACTCGAGAGGACTGTGGGCGCTGCCGAATCTGCCTTCGCCCTCCCCGCCCTGATCTCAGGCGCCAGTGGAAGTGTGTCCAACGGCGTTGCCTGCGG CACCTTGCCCGCCGCCTCCGTCGCCACCATCAGCGTCAGCGGCGCCCTCCATTAACTGTGGCTCCCCCTGCT AGCAAGCATGGCCGTCGCAGGGGAGGCTGTGACCCCAAGATGACTACTCGGCAGCGTTCCCCTCGAGCCCAGCCACTGCCACCACCTCCCCCACCGCAGCCTCCGGAGTCCCCAGAGCTG CACCCCAGAGCCCTGAGCCCCTCGTCACCTGCCGAGTTCATCTATTACTGTGTAGACGAGGACGAGCTA CCTTACACTAATAATCGTCGCCAGAACCGAAAGTGTGGGACCTGCGCGGCCTGCTTACGGCGGATGGACTGTGGCCACTGCGACTTCTGCTGCGACAAACCCAAATTCGGGGGCAGCAACCAGAAGCGCCAGAAATGTCGCTGGCGCCAATGCCTGCAGTTTGCCATG AAGCGACTGCTGCCAAGTGTCTGGGCAGAGCCTGAGGAAGGGCCTGAGTCGCCCCCACCCAATCCTCGTCGAAAGAGGCCCAGCTCTACTCGACGGCCCCGAGTGGTAACAACGAAGCCACCCTTGGTCACACCAGCAAGCCAAGAACACTGTGCACAGACTCCAATGAAGCAAGAGGCTGGCAGTAGCTTTGTGCTTCCCCCACCTGGCACAGACCTTGTGTTCTTACGGGAGGGGGCAAGCAGTCCTGTGCAGGTGCCTGGCCCGGCCCCAGCTGCCACAGAaaccctgttgcag GTGAAACAAGAGAAAATGGACACCCCGGAGGACTGGACCCCAGGCacagccatcctgacttctcctgTGTCTCTGCCTGGCTGCCCCAGCAAG GCAGTAGACCCAGAcctgccacctgtgaagcaggagCCACCAGACCCTGAGGAGAACAAGGAAGAGGAGCACAAGACTCACCCTATTTGCTACTCGGCCCCAGATGAGGAGGCAGGAGGGGCTGGCACACCTGTG ATCACGGAGATTTTCAGCCTGGGTGGAACCCGCCTCCGGGACACAGCAGTCTGGTTGCCAAG TCTGCAGGGCAGGCAATCGAGAAAGGAAGCTGGACGTAAAGTGTGGAAGACCAAGAACACTTTGGCGCCCACGAGCACGAGCTGGAAACCGCAAGGGTGGCGTGGAACCCATGCCGGTCTCTCACCACCTCCAACTCCGATAATGTGGGTGTCCTGCAGAAGAAGCTGGTGCCCCTCCTCACAGAGTTAA
- the MBD1 gene encoding methyl-CpG-binding domain protein 1 isoform X11, with protein MAEASGPEPSWPLLLPVAPMAEDWLDCPALGPGWKRREVFRKSGVTCGRSDTYYQSPTGDRIRSKVELTRYLGPACDLTLFDFKQGVLCYPTPKTHPVTVPSKKRKKPSKPAKDKKRQVAPQKNEVRKETPKNETKTATAASPPSLPAPGCCENCGISFSGDGTRRQRLKTLCKDCRAQRIAFNREQRKFKREGCGECTACQVTEDCGTCTTCLLQLPRDVASGLFCKCEQRRCLRIVERSRGCGVCRGCQTREDCGRCRICLRPPRPDLRRQWKCVQRRCLRSKHGRRRGGCDPKMTTRQRSPRAQPLPPPPPPQPPESPELHPRALSPSSPAEFIYYCVDEDELPYTNNRRQNRKCGTCAACLRRMDCGHCDFCCDKPKFGGSNQKRQKCRWRQCLQFAMKRLLPSVWAEPEEGPESPPPNPRRKRPSSTRRPRVVTTKPPLVTPASQEHCAQTPMKQEAGSSFVLPPPGTDLVFLREGASSPVQVPGPAPAATETLLQVKQEKMDTPEDWTPGTAILTSPVSLPGCPSKAVDPDLPPVKQEPPDPEENKEEEHKTHPICYSAPDEEAGGAGTPVITEIFSLGGTRLRDTAVWLPRAGNRERKLDVKCGRPRTLWRPRARAGNRKGGVEPMPVSHHLQLR; from the exons CCCCACAGGAGACAGGATCCGAAGCAAAGTTGAGCTGACTCGATACCTGGGCCCTGCCTGTGACCTCACCCTCTTCGACTTCAAGCAAGGTGTCTTGTGCTATCCAACCCCCAAG ACCCATCCCGTGACTGTTCCTAGCAAGAAGCGAAAGAAGCCTTCAAAACCAGCCAAGGATAAGAAACGCCAGGTTGCACCCCAGAAGAATGAGGTCCGGAAAGAGACCCCAAAGAATGAGACCAAGACTGCCACTGCTGCATCGCCACCTTCACTCCCTGCACCTGG GTGCTGTGAGAACTGTGGAATCAGCTTCTCAGGGGATGGTACCCGAAGGCAGAGGCTCAAAACATTGTGCAAGGACTGTCGAG caCAGAGAATTGCTTTCAACCGAGAGCAGAGGAAGTTTAAG CGTGAGGGCTGTGGGGAGTGCACTGCCTGCCAGGTAACTGAGGACTGTGGGACCTGCACCACCTGCCTTCTGCAGCTGCCCCGTGATGTCGCCTCGGGGCTGTTCTGCAAGTGTGAGCAGAGACGGTGCCTCCGGATTGTAGAAAGG agccGAGGGTGTGGAGTGTGCCGTGGCTGTCAGACTCGAGAGGACTGTGGGCGCTGCCGAATCTGCCTTCGCCCTCCCCGCCCTGATCTCAGGCGCCAGTGGAAGTGTGTCCAACGGCGTTGCCTGCGG AGCAAGCATGGCCGTCGCAGGGGAGGCTGTGACCCCAAGATGACTACTCGGCAGCGTTCCCCTCGAGCCCAGCCACTGCCACCACCTCCCCCACCGCAGCCTCCGGAGTCCCCAGAGCTG CACCCCAGAGCCCTGAGCCCCTCGTCACCTGCCGAGTTCATCTATTACTGTGTAGACGAGGACGAGCTA CCTTACACTAATAATCGTCGCCAGAACCGAAAGTGTGGGACCTGCGCGGCCTGCTTACGGCGGATGGACTGTGGCCACTGCGACTTCTGCTGCGACAAACCCAAATTCGGGGGCAGCAACCAGAAGCGCCAGAAATGTCGCTGGCGCCAATGCCTGCAGTTTGCCATG AAGCGACTGCTGCCAAGTGTCTGGGCAGAGCCTGAGGAAGGGCCTGAGTCGCCCCCACCCAATCCTCGTCGAAAGAGGCCCAGCTCTACTCGACGGCCCCGAGTGGTAACAACGAAGCCACCCTTGGTCACACCAGCAAGCCAAGAACACTGTGCACAGACTCCAATGAAGCAAGAGGCTGGCAGTAGCTTTGTGCTTCCCCCACCTGGCACAGACCTTGTGTTCTTACGGGAGGGGGCAAGCAGTCCTGTGCAGGTGCCTGGCCCGGCCCCAGCTGCCACAGAaaccctgttgcag GTGAAACAAGAGAAAATGGACACCCCGGAGGACTGGACCCCAGGCacagccatcctgacttctcctgTGTCTCTGCCTGGCTGCCCCAGCAAG GCAGTAGACCCAGAcctgccacctgtgaagcaggagCCACCAGACCCTGAGGAGAACAAGGAAGAGGAGCACAAGACTCACCCTATTTGCTACTCGGCCCCAGATGAGGAGGCAGGAGGGGCTGGCACACCTGTG ATCACGGAGATTTTCAGCCTGGGTGGAACCCGCCTCCGGGACACAGCAGTCTGGTTGCCAAG GGCAGGCAATCGAGAAAGGAAGCTGGACGTAAAGTGTGGAAGACCAAGAACACTTTGGCGCCCACGAGCACGAGCTGGAAACCGCAAGGGTGGCGTGGAACCCATGCCGGTCTCTCACCACCTCCAACTCCGATAA
- the MBD1 gene encoding methyl-CpG-binding domain protein 1 isoform X3 — MAEASGPEPSWPLLLPVAPMAEDWLDCPALGPGWKRREVFRKSGVTCGRSDTYYQSPTGDRIRSKVELTRYLGPACDLTLFDFKQGVLCYPTPKTHPVTVPSKKRKKPSKPAKDKKRQVAPQKNEVRKETPKNETKTATAASPPSLPAPGCCENCGISFSGDGTRRQRLKTLCKDCRAQRIAFNREQRKFKREGCGECTACQVTEDCGTCTTCLLQLPRDVASGLFCKCEQRRCLRIVERSRGCGVCRGCQTREDCGRCRICLRPPRPDLRRQWKCVQRRCLRHLARRLRRHHQRQRRPPLTVAPPASKHGRRRGGCDPKMTTRQRSPRAQPLPPPPPPQPPESPELHPRALSPSSPAEFIYYCVDEDELQPYTNNRRQNRKCGTCAACLRRMDCGHCDFCCDKPKFGGSNQKRQKCRWRQCLQFAMKRLLPSVWAEPEEGPESPPPNPRRKRPSSTRRPRVVTTKPPLVTPASQEHCAQTPMKQEAGSSFVLPPPGTDLVFLREGASSPVQVPGPAPAATETLLQVKQEKMDTPEDWTPGTAILTSPVSLPGCPSKAVDPDLPPVKQEPPDPEENKEEEHKTHPICYSAPDEEAGGAGTPVITEIFSLGGTRLRDTAVWLPRAGNRERKLDVKCGRPRTLWRPRARAGNRKGGVEPMPVSHHLQLR, encoded by the exons CCCCACAGGAGACAGGATCCGAAGCAAAGTTGAGCTGACTCGATACCTGGGCCCTGCCTGTGACCTCACCCTCTTCGACTTCAAGCAAGGTGTCTTGTGCTATCCAACCCCCAAG ACCCATCCCGTGACTGTTCCTAGCAAGAAGCGAAAGAAGCCTTCAAAACCAGCCAAGGATAAGAAACGCCAGGTTGCACCCCAGAAGAATGAGGTCCGGAAAGAGACCCCAAAGAATGAGACCAAGACTGCCACTGCTGCATCGCCACCTTCACTCCCTGCACCTGG GTGCTGTGAGAACTGTGGAATCAGCTTCTCAGGGGATGGTACCCGAAGGCAGAGGCTCAAAACATTGTGCAAGGACTGTCGAG caCAGAGAATTGCTTTCAACCGAGAGCAGAGGAAGTTTAAG CGTGAGGGCTGTGGGGAGTGCACTGCCTGCCAGGTAACTGAGGACTGTGGGACCTGCACCACCTGCCTTCTGCAGCTGCCCCGTGATGTCGCCTCGGGGCTGTTCTGCAAGTGTGAGCAGAGACGGTGCCTCCGGATTGTAGAAAGG agccGAGGGTGTGGAGTGTGCCGTGGCTGTCAGACTCGAGAGGACTGTGGGCGCTGCCGAATCTGCCTTCGCCCTCCCCGCCCTGATCTCAGGCGCCAGTGGAAGTGTGTCCAACGGCGTTGCCTGCGG CACCTTGCCCGCCGCCTCCGTCGCCACCATCAGCGTCAGCGGCGCCCTCCATTAACTGTGGCTCCCCCTGCT AGCAAGCATGGCCGTCGCAGGGGAGGCTGTGACCCCAAGATGACTACTCGGCAGCGTTCCCCTCGAGCCCAGCCACTGCCACCACCTCCCCCACCGCAGCCTCCGGAGTCCCCAGAGCTG CACCCCAGAGCCCTGAGCCCCTCGTCACCTGCCGAGTTCATCTATTACTGTGTAGACGAGGACGAGCTA CAGCCTTACACTAATAATCGTCGCCAGAACCGAAAGTGTGGGACCTGCGCGGCCTGCTTACGGCGGATGGACTGTGGCCACTGCGACTTCTGCTGCGACAAACCCAAATTCGGGGGCAGCAACCAGAAGCGCCAGAAATGTCGCTGGCGCCAATGCCTGCAGTTTGCCATG AAGCGACTGCTGCCAAGTGTCTGGGCAGAGCCTGAGGAAGGGCCTGAGTCGCCCCCACCCAATCCTCGTCGAAAGAGGCCCAGCTCTACTCGACGGCCCCGAGTGGTAACAACGAAGCCACCCTTGGTCACACCAGCAAGCCAAGAACACTGTGCACAGACTCCAATGAAGCAAGAGGCTGGCAGTAGCTTTGTGCTTCCCCCACCTGGCACAGACCTTGTGTTCTTACGGGAGGGGGCAAGCAGTCCTGTGCAGGTGCCTGGCCCGGCCCCAGCTGCCACAGAaaccctgttgcag GTGAAACAAGAGAAAATGGACACCCCGGAGGACTGGACCCCAGGCacagccatcctgacttctcctgTGTCTCTGCCTGGCTGCCCCAGCAAG GCAGTAGACCCAGAcctgccacctgtgaagcaggagCCACCAGACCCTGAGGAGAACAAGGAAGAGGAGCACAAGACTCACCCTATTTGCTACTCGGCCCCAGATGAGGAGGCAGGAGGGGCTGGCACACCTGTG ATCACGGAGATTTTCAGCCTGGGTGGAACCCGCCTCCGGGACACAGCAGTCTGGTTGCCAAG GGCAGGCAATCGAGAAAGGAAGCTGGACGTAAAGTGTGGAAGACCAAGAACACTTTGGCGCCCACGAGCACGAGCTGGAAACCGCAAGGGTGGCGTGGAACCCATGCCGGTCTCTCACCACCTCCAACTCCGATAA